One stretch of Phocoena phocoena chromosome 10, mPhoPho1.1, whole genome shotgun sequence DNA includes these proteins:
- the ZSCAN16 gene encoding zinc finger and SCAN domain-containing protein 16 isoform X2, with amino-acid sequence MATSLEPEEQKGLLIVKADHYGGQDSISQKYSPHRRELFRQHFRKLCYQDAPGPREALTQLWELCHQWLRPECHTKEQILDLLVLEQFLSILPRDLQAWVPANSERQDTLLDKLAPLRRPHESLTIQLHPKKTQQEQESGEPQRTGDKTKTKNEELSQKEDIPKDMEFLGKINNRLTKAIPQYPESKDAVESEGRCKWQQRERRRYKCDDCGKSFSHSSDLSKHRRTHTGEKPYKCDECGKAFIQHSHLIGHHRVHTGVKPYKCKECGKDFSGRTGLIQHQRIHTGEKPYECDECGRPFRVSSALIRHQRIHTANKLY; translated from the exons ATGGCCACATCCCTGGAACCTGAGGAACAAAAAGGACTTTTAATAGTTAAGGCAGACCATTATGGGGGACAGGACTCCATCTCACAAAAGTACAGTCCTCACAGAAGGGAACTCTTCAGGCAGCACTTCAGGAAGCTCTGCTATCAGGATGCACCTGGACCCCGTGAAGCTCTTACCCAGCTCTGGGAGCTTTGCCACCAGTGGCTGAGGCCAGAATGCCACACAAAGGAGCAGATTTTAGACCTGCTGGTGCTTGAACAGTTCCTGAGCATTCTCCCTAGGGACCTGCAAGCATGG GTCCCAGCCAATTCAGAAAGACAGGACACACTTTTGGACAAGTTGGCCCCCTTGAGAAGGCCACATGAGTCACTGACTATCCAGCTCCATCCCAAGAAGACCCAGCAGGAGCAGGAATCTGGGGAGCCCCAAAGGACTG GTGATAAAACCAAGACTAAGAATGAAGAGTTGTCCCAGAAGGAAGATATACCCAAAGACATGGAATTCCTTGGGAAAATAAACAACAGACTTACCAAAGCTATTCCTCAGTATCCTGAATCCAAAGATGCTGTGGAAAGTGAAGGCAGATGCAAGTGGCAACAGAGGGAAAGAAGACGCTATAAATGTGATGACTGTGGAAAAAGTTTCAGTCATAGCTCAGACCTTAGTAAACACAGGAGAACtcatactggagagaagccctataAATGTGacgaatgtggaaaagccttcattCAACACTCACATCTCATTGGACATCATAGAGTACACACTGGAGTGAAACCCtataaatgtaaagaatgtgggaaagATTTCAGCGGGCGCACAGGTCTCATTCAGCATCAGAGAATCCACACAGGtgaaaaaccctatgaatgtgATGAGTGTGGGAGGCCTTTCCGTGTAAGTTCAGCCCTTATTAGACATCAAAGAATTCATACAGCAAATAAGCTCTACTAA
- the ZSCAN16 gene encoding zinc finger and SCAN domain-containing protein 16 isoform X3: protein MATSLEPEEQKGLLIVKADHYGGQDSISQKYSPHRRELFRQHFRKLCYQDAPGPREALTQLWELCHQWLRPECHTKEQILDLLVLEQFLSILPRDLQAWVQAHHPETGEEAVTVLEDLERELDEPRKQVPANSERQDTLLDKLAPLRRPHESLTIQLHPKKTQQEQESGEPQRTGFLLLKPRIGPVCILFICYR from the exons ATGGCCACATCCCTGGAACCTGAGGAACAAAAAGGACTTTTAATAGTTAAGGCAGACCATTATGGGGGACAGGACTCCATCTCACAAAAGTACAGTCCTCACAGAAGGGAACTCTTCAGGCAGCACTTCAGGAAGCTCTGCTATCAGGATGCACCTGGACCCCGTGAAGCTCTTACCCAGCTCTGGGAGCTTTGCCACCAGTGGCTGAGGCCAGAATGCCACACAAAGGAGCAGATTTTAGACCTGCTGGTGCTTGAACAGTTCCTGAGCATTCTCCCTAGGGACCTGCAAGCATGGGTGCAGGCACACCATCCAGAGACTGGAGAGGAGGCGGTGACTGTGTTGGAGGATCTGGAGAGAGAGCTTGATGAACCTCGAAAGCAG GTCCCAGCCAATTCAGAAAGACAGGACACACTTTTGGACAAGTTGGCCCCCTTGAGAAGGCCACATGAGTCACTGACTATCCAGCTCCATCCCAAGAAGACCCAGCAGGAGCAGGAATCTGGGGAGCCCCAAAGGACTG GCTTTTTGCTTCTTAAACCTAGAATAGGACCTGTTTGTATACTGTTCATTTGTTACAGGTGA
- the ZSCAN16 gene encoding zinc finger and SCAN domain-containing protein 16 isoform X1 encodes MATSLEPEEQKGLLIVKADHYGGQDSISQKYSPHRRELFRQHFRKLCYQDAPGPREALTQLWELCHQWLRPECHTKEQILDLLVLEQFLSILPRDLQAWVQAHHPETGEEAVTVLEDLERELDEPRKQVPANSERQDTLLDKLAPLRRPHESLTIQLHPKKTQQEQESGEPQRTGDKTKTKNEELSQKEDIPKDMEFLGKINNRLTKAIPQYPESKDAVESEGRCKWQQRERRRYKCDDCGKSFSHSSDLSKHRRTHTGEKPYKCDECGKAFIQHSHLIGHHRVHTGVKPYKCKECGKDFSGRTGLIQHQRIHTGEKPYECDECGRPFRVSSALIRHQRIHTANKLY; translated from the exons ATGGCCACATCCCTGGAACCTGAGGAACAAAAAGGACTTTTAATAGTTAAGGCAGACCATTATGGGGGACAGGACTCCATCTCACAAAAGTACAGTCCTCACAGAAGGGAACTCTTCAGGCAGCACTTCAGGAAGCTCTGCTATCAGGATGCACCTGGACCCCGTGAAGCTCTTACCCAGCTCTGGGAGCTTTGCCACCAGTGGCTGAGGCCAGAATGCCACACAAAGGAGCAGATTTTAGACCTGCTGGTGCTTGAACAGTTCCTGAGCATTCTCCCTAGGGACCTGCAAGCATGGGTGCAGGCACACCATCCAGAGACTGGAGAGGAGGCGGTGACTGTGTTGGAGGATCTGGAGAGAGAGCTTGATGAACCTCGAAAGCAG GTCCCAGCCAATTCAGAAAGACAGGACACACTTTTGGACAAGTTGGCCCCCTTGAGAAGGCCACATGAGTCACTGACTATCCAGCTCCATCCCAAGAAGACCCAGCAGGAGCAGGAATCTGGGGAGCCCCAAAGGACTG GTGATAAAACCAAGACTAAGAATGAAGAGTTGTCCCAGAAGGAAGATATACCCAAAGACATGGAATTCCTTGGGAAAATAAACAACAGACTTACCAAAGCTATTCCTCAGTATCCTGAATCCAAAGATGCTGTGGAAAGTGAAGGCAGATGCAAGTGGCAACAGAGGGAAAGAAGACGCTATAAATGTGATGACTGTGGAAAAAGTTTCAGTCATAGCTCAGACCTTAGTAAACACAGGAGAACtcatactggagagaagccctataAATGTGacgaatgtggaaaagccttcattCAACACTCACATCTCATTGGACATCATAGAGTACACACTGGAGTGAAACCCtataaatgtaaagaatgtgggaaagATTTCAGCGGGCGCACAGGTCTCATTCAGCATCAGAGAATCCACACAGGtgaaaaaccctatgaatgtgATGAGTGTGGGAGGCCTTTCCGTGTAAGTTCAGCCCTTATTAGACATCAAAGAATTCATACAGCAAATAAGCTCTACTAA